A portion of the Bdellovibrio bacteriovorus genome contains these proteins:
- a CDS encoding DNA topoisomerase VI subunit B translates to MSKITKSSTAEYFAKNLQQVGFSSPLKAVLTTLKEAVDNSLDACEAAGILPDLLVEISKVGTGSTKNTDLIRIVVEDNGPGIEGEDLAKVYGEYLASSKFGRGTCSRGQQGIGISAATTWAQMTNARGVNVVSKTKKMRKAISAQVDVDIKSNTGVLKNKETFDWDREHGTRCEFILDGRIQLNGDGGLVTYLEGTILVNPHMTITYKLMENDFVTVNRVSTEVPKVPEASLPHPHTFKLGEFITHATLFGKTTLSKFLKTGFSRISDQSISDFVKKGLPKNLLEKPITSLSEEDFKKVFQAVQNTDLMSPSTKSVLTVGEEALSKSITRLGEIDFFAVMTRKPTICDFKPVVVEVALARFKDRNQDADSPVTLLRFANRVPLQFDKSGCAITWAIESVNWKSYGLAQPKDSLPSGPYIFAVSIVSPFIKFKNASKETIDASEELVAEIRLALIQAGQKLSRHIKKEVKEADLERKLAHIEQFGPILVEGLSRIVKAPEARKKKAEEGLRKLLGRDSEDAMADLEAAEMKLLEQKKREKKKGIDHGDEEIDVISSEDLVEEASEPQGTKKTTAKATTKKTVATKKTTGKKA, encoded by the coding sequence GTGAGTAAGATTACCAAAAGTAGTACCGCTGAATATTTTGCGAAGAACCTCCAGCAAGTAGGTTTCTCGTCCCCTTTAAAGGCCGTTTTAACGACCTTAAAAGAGGCCGTTGATAACTCTCTGGATGCGTGTGAAGCAGCGGGTATTCTTCCAGATCTTTTAGTTGAAATCTCTAAAGTGGGAACAGGCTCCACTAAAAATACGGACCTGATCAGAATCGTGGTTGAAGACAATGGCCCCGGCATTGAGGGTGAAGATTTAGCCAAAGTTTACGGGGAGTATTTAGCCTCCTCTAAGTTTGGCCGTGGGACGTGTTCTCGTGGTCAACAAGGTATCGGTATTTCCGCAGCCACGACTTGGGCGCAGATGACGAATGCCCGCGGGGTGAACGTTGTTTCTAAAACTAAAAAAATGCGTAAAGCCATCTCTGCACAAGTGGATGTGGACATTAAATCCAATACAGGGGTCTTGAAAAACAAAGAAACCTTCGATTGGGATCGTGAACATGGAACTCGTTGCGAATTCATTCTTGATGGACGTATTCAACTTAACGGTGACGGTGGATTAGTTACTTATTTAGAGGGAACTATTCTGGTAAATCCGCACATGACCATCACTTACAAATTGATGGAAAATGATTTTGTAACTGTAAATCGTGTCAGCACGGAGGTTCCTAAAGTTCCAGAGGCTTCGTTACCTCACCCACACACGTTTAAATTGGGTGAATTTATCACTCACGCAACTTTATTCGGTAAAACGACACTTTCGAAGTTCTTAAAAACAGGTTTCTCTCGTATCTCTGATCAATCAATCAGTGATTTCGTAAAAAAAGGTCTGCCAAAAAACCTTTTGGAAAAACCGATCACGTCATTGTCTGAAGAAGACTTCAAAAAAGTTTTCCAAGCGGTGCAAAACACAGATTTGATGTCGCCATCAACGAAGTCCGTTTTGACCGTTGGTGAAGAGGCTTTATCAAAATCAATCACGCGTTTAGGAGAAATCGACTTTTTTGCGGTGATGACTCGTAAACCAACTATTTGTGACTTTAAACCTGTCGTTGTCGAAGTGGCTTTGGCGCGTTTCAAAGATCGTAATCAAGATGCAGATTCTCCGGTGACTTTGCTTCGTTTTGCCAATCGTGTTCCGTTGCAGTTTGATAAGTCGGGCTGTGCGATCACGTGGGCGATTGAGTCTGTGAACTGGAAATCCTATGGGCTAGCGCAACCTAAAGACAGCTTGCCATCGGGCCCTTATATCTTTGCGGTTTCCATTGTCTCTCCGTTCATCAAATTTAAAAATGCTTCGAAAGAAACAATTGATGCTTCGGAAGAACTGGTTGCGGAAATCCGTTTAGCCCTGATCCAAGCTGGTCAAAAACTGTCTCGTCATATCAAAAAAGAAGTGAAAGAGGCGGATTTAGAAAGAAAATTAGCCCATATCGAGCAATTTGGTCCGATCTTGGTTGAAGGTTTGTCAAGAATCGTGAAGGCGCCTGAAGCTCGTAAGAAAAAAGCGGAAGAAGGATTAAGAAAACTTCTTGGACGTGATTCGGAAGATGCCATGGCGGATTTAGAAGCGGCAGAAATGAAGCTTTTAGAGCAGAAAAAACGCGAAAAGAAAAAGGGCATCGATCACGGTGATGAGGAAATTGATGTAATTTCTTCGGAAGATTTGGTTGAAGAAGCGTCTGAACCGCAAGGAACTAAAAAGACGACGGCGAAAGCAACCACGAAGAAAACTGTAGCTACTAAGAAAACAACTGGGAAAAAAGCGTAA
- a CDS encoding HNH endonuclease, protein MDYFFSPASPEHQKREKAKARELRMSQWWKQELGKGICYHCEQKFKPSELTMDHLIPIARGGKSNKNNCVTSCKDCNTKKGYKTRAEMALEDLKTPENAVSDCKKDPENEG, encoded by the coding sequence ATGGATTATTTTTTCTCCCCGGCTTCCCCGGAACATCAAAAGCGCGAAAAGGCAAAAGCCCGTGAATTGCGGATGAGTCAGTGGTGGAAGCAAGAGTTGGGAAAAGGAATTTGCTATCATTGTGAGCAGAAGTTTAAACCTAGTGAGCTCACCATGGACCATTTGATCCCGATCGCTCGTGGTGGCAAATCTAATAAAAATAACTGTGTGACGTCTTGTAAGGACTGTAACACCAAAAAAGGCTATAAAACCCGGGCCGAAATGGCTTTGGAAGATCTAAAAACCCCCGAAAATGCGGTGTCTGACTGCAAAAAAGACCCCGAAAATGAGGGTTAA
- a CDS encoding energy transducer TonB, which translates to MNINKTLIASTLLHAGFFAAAVLFSAKVIKPLPLGVELAYDAVPSTPKSVPASSALKKVTSPVVIEKDDITTKAKEVVPVAVAPQAASSVGTVAQSGALSGREGVATGSEVSPEDRYLYELKKLLERRKNYPLMARKMGHTGTVTMRFTLKPDGTLAGSEVVGKAPYESLNQAAVTLVEGINGMKPFPQEIRKDSWSITVPIEYTLK; encoded by the coding sequence ATGAACATAAATAAGACCCTGATCGCTTCCACTTTGTTGCATGCCGGATTTTTTGCGGCGGCGGTTTTGTTTTCAGCAAAAGTGATTAAGCCGCTGCCCTTAGGGGTCGAGCTTGCTTACGATGCGGTTCCGTCAACTCCAAAATCGGTTCCAGCTTCATCCGCGTTGAAAAAAGTGACGTCCCCGGTGGTGATTGAAAAAGACGACATCACCACCAAAGCCAAAGAAGTCGTTCCTGTGGCGGTCGCGCCGCAAGCGGCTTCGTCCGTTGGAACCGTCGCCCAATCCGGAGCTCTTTCGGGTCGCGAAGGTGTGGCGACGGGTTCTGAAGTGTCACCGGAAGATCGTTATTTGTACGAGCTAAAAAAACTTTTAGAACGTCGTAAGAACTATCCCTTGATGGCGCGAAAAATGGGTCACACCGGCACCGTCACCATGCGCTTCACGCTGAAACCGGACGGAACATTGGCGGGCAGTGAGGTGGTCGGTAAAGCCCCCTATGAGTCTTTAAACCAAGCGGCCGTGACGTTAGTTGAAGGGATCAATGGGATGAAACCCTTCCCCCAAGAAATTCGTAAGGATTCTTGGAGCATCACGGTTCCTATTGAGTATACTTTGAAATAG
- a CDS encoding DNA topoisomerase VI produces the protein MAKLLSIRELKIDIPKEARILADKMLRDLENSKRPVLEAVKTSLDNSIYNSKVGYLTPGDKVVRTELNVSSVQKLARVVFMLEILLRNMDIGSVNTKRELYYICKGLIKGNSRLKPLDFEDQPESDAIIDFIGDMLEVYREELNCFANERGGQTYSQQLIVTETMPDGDKAVVDLSTLGTAAFQPKNRPQALRLKAKKKIDFCLIVESEGTANTLVSMGFTKRNNCILMGAGGVPSNGVRGWCKLIQHELDIPLYFFGDLDAYTMQNIFRTLKAGSAASLVRNADFSAPEVKFLGVLPEDVKKYDLPHYKVKESDPAEARALKKAKDALENDPFFLDKKNKNLADILRWLIKEKIRCEQQSFFSVDPNDPIKTEKLILEKIKRGSYV, from the coding sequence ATGGCAAAACTACTTAGTATTCGTGAACTAAAAATTGATATCCCCAAAGAGGCCCGCATTTTGGCTGACAAGATGTTGAGAGACCTTGAAAACTCTAAACGTCCGGTTTTAGAAGCCGTTAAGACATCTTTGGATAACTCTATTTATAACTCCAAAGTAGGTTATCTGACTCCGGGTGATAAAGTTGTTCGCACCGAATTAAATGTTTCTTCTGTACAGAAATTAGCACGTGTGGTTTTCATGCTGGAAATCCTTTTGCGTAACATGGATATCGGTTCGGTGAATACCAAAAGGGAGCTGTACTACATCTGTAAAGGTCTAATTAAAGGCAACTCGCGTTTGAAGCCCTTGGATTTTGAAGACCAACCAGAGTCAGATGCGATCATCGATTTCATTGGTGACATGTTAGAAGTCTACCGTGAAGAGTTGAACTGTTTTGCCAATGAGCGTGGTGGACAGACATATTCTCAACAATTGATTGTTACCGAAACTATGCCTGATGGCGATAAAGCGGTGGTTGATCTTTCGACTTTGGGTACGGCGGCTTTTCAGCCAAAAAATAGACCTCAAGCTTTGCGTTTAAAAGCTAAGAAAAAAATCGATTTCTGCCTCATCGTAGAATCCGAAGGTACGGCGAATACTTTGGTGAGCATGGGCTTCACTAAACGTAACAACTGTATCTTGATGGGTGCCGGGGGCGTTCCTTCAAATGGTGTTCGCGGTTGGTGTAAATTGATCCAGCACGAACTGGATATTCCATTGTACTTCTTCGGGGATCTCGATGCGTACACCATGCAAAATATCTTCCGTACTTTGAAAGCGGGTTCTGCGGCTTCGTTAGTTCGTAATGCCGATTTCTCTGCACCGGAAGTAAAGTTCTTGGGCGTATTGCCAGAAGACGTAAAAAAATACGACCTTCCTCACTATAAAGTTAAAGAATCTGATCCAGCTGAAGCACGTGCTTTGAAAAAAGCGAAAGACGCTTTGGAAAACGATCCGTTCTTCTTAGATAAAAAGAATAAAAACTTGGCGGACATCTTGCGCTGGTTGATCAAAGAAAAGATTCGTTGCGAGCAGCAATCTTTCTTCTCGGTGGATCCGAACGATCCGATCAAGACCGAAAAATTGATCTTAGAAAAGATCAAACGCGGATCTTACGTCTAA
- a CDS encoding HAMP domain-containing methyl-accepting chemotaxis protein, producing the protein MKRFGIKFKLLLAFSLTSSFLLVVGASSYYFSNKAIQDYEQISTGNVPNLAAFITMKEQRARMVIPIALLIGSETTEAQAAKAKTDLEKAEQLFNQAAKDYEATPFAPGEEDLYNIFKKSYAHFTELALKMIQLSATGQKADRDLRDSIWDKEFAETRKQNLADFDKMIEAQLNQTKERMGDAKSAATIMYNSLVISIVLGFLLSLAVGYFIANYLANHIRNTSQELLKGVEQIAGASGQLSEGSQLLASGSASSAASLEEGVATIEEISSMVKLNSGHAQEAASLSRQGSEKAEIGVREVLSLVEKMGDIQKSSQKIEEIIGLIDDIAFQTNLLALNAAVEAARAGEQGKGFAVVADAVRNLAQKSAASAKEIADLIKISVEQVSSGVAIAQSNSESMKDLLTAIKKISDLNQEISTASVEQSNGVNQLSIALSSLDKNVQGNAASSEEMAASSEELSAQASNMRKGVQGLVNLVDGEDEKKAA; encoded by the coding sequence ATGAAACGTTTCGGTATCAAGTTTAAGTTGTTGTTGGCGTTCTCTCTTACTAGCTCTTTTTTACTGGTTGTAGGGGCGAGCTCTTATTATTTCTCTAACAAAGCCATTCAAGATTATGAGCAAATCTCTACGGGGAATGTGCCGAATCTTGCTGCTTTTATAACCATGAAAGAGCAGCGGGCGCGAATGGTCATACCGATCGCGTTGCTGATTGGTAGCGAAACGACCGAGGCGCAAGCTGCCAAAGCCAAAACGGATTTGGAAAAAGCAGAGCAACTTTTTAATCAGGCGGCAAAAGATTACGAAGCGACTCCTTTTGCTCCGGGTGAAGAGGATCTCTATAATATCTTTAAAAAGTCTTATGCGCACTTCACCGAACTGGCTTTAAAAATGATTCAACTGTCAGCGACGGGACAAAAGGCGGATCGAGATTTGCGAGACTCGATCTGGGATAAAGAATTTGCCGAGACCCGAAAACAAAATCTGGCGGATTTCGACAAGATGATCGAAGCCCAATTAAATCAGACCAAAGAGCGTATGGGCGACGCGAAGTCAGCGGCCACGATAATGTACAATAGCTTGGTGATCTCAATTGTTTTGGGCTTCCTCCTGTCCTTGGCGGTAGGATATTTTATCGCCAATTACCTCGCAAACCATATTCGCAACACTTCCCAAGAGTTACTCAAAGGAGTGGAACAAATTGCGGGGGCGTCAGGTCAGCTCTCTGAAGGCTCGCAGTTATTGGCCTCAGGCTCTGCCAGTTCCGCGGCTTCTTTGGAAGAGGGCGTGGCTACGATCGAAGAAATCTCTAGCATGGTGAAGTTAAACTCGGGGCATGCGCAAGAAGCGGCGTCCCTTTCACGGCAAGGAAGCGAAAAAGCGGAAATAGGCGTGCGCGAGGTGCTAAGTTTGGTAGAGAAAATGGGAGATATTCAGAAGTCTTCCCAAAAAATTGAAGAAATCATTGGGCTGATTGATGATATTGCGTTTCAGACCAATCTTTTAGCGTTGAACGCGGCAGTGGAAGCAGCTCGCGCCGGAGAGCAAGGAAAAGGTTTTGCGGTGGTGGCCGACGCCGTCCGAAATCTCGCGCAGAAAAGTGCGGCCTCCGCAAAAGAAATCGCAGATCTGATTAAAATCTCTGTAGAGCAGGTTTCCTCGGGAGTGGCGATTGCTCAAAGCAACAGCGAATCAATGAAAGACTTATTAACGGCGATCAAGAAAATATCAGACCTGAACCAAGAGATTTCGACGGCCAGTGTAGAACAGAGTAACGGCGTTAATCAGCTTTCGATCGCGCTTTCGTCTTTAGATAAAAACGTTCAAGGCAATGCAGCTTCGTCGGAAGAAATGGCGGCTTCCTCTGAAGAGCTTTCCGCGCAGGCTTCAAATATGCGAAAAGGCGTGCAAGGGCTGGTGAATTTGGTCGACGGGGAAGACGAGAAAAAAGCCGCCTAG
- a CDS encoding PilZ domain-containing protein — MSQPLVIFKAINNSEQQHMLLQKLLADQIPVSIRMPDESDLELIPMSLNSSLQVKCQYQGTVFIEDVPCNLMMNFTSNGERYMAEVQARLKGNVLSLGVLNLFHLQRRKNFRYILPPNHPGFFRVKTLGLQPVKTTMRLIDISTEGCAVLLKDQNLDLNVGQELAGEIVLEGQKSILITALLQNLRPNEDQSLTLGLKFLHTAQNREGDIVQALTMLQRSLFLKKVS, encoded by the coding sequence GTGAGTCAACCGCTGGTGATCTTTAAAGCCATTAATAACAGCGAGCAACAGCACATGTTGCTGCAAAAATTATTGGCTGATCAGATCCCCGTGAGCATCAGAATGCCTGATGAGTCCGACCTAGAACTGATCCCCATGAGCCTTAATTCCAGTCTGCAAGTAAAGTGTCAGTACCAAGGCACTGTGTTTATCGAAGATGTGCCCTGCAATTTGATGATGAATTTCACGTCAAATGGCGAAAGATACATGGCCGAGGTGCAAGCACGCCTTAAAGGCAACGTTTTATCTTTGGGAGTTTTAAACCTGTTCCACTTGCAACGCCGTAAGAATTTTCGCTATATCTTGCCCCCCAATCATCCCGGTTTTTTTAGAGTCAAAACCTTAGGGCTCCAGCCCGTGAAAACGACCATGCGCTTGATTGATATCAGCACGGAAGGATGTGCGGTGTTACTCAAAGATCAGAATTTAGATTTAAACGTCGGTCAGGAGTTAGCTGGTGAAATCGTTCTTGAAGGTCAAAAGAGCATTCTGATCACGGCTTTATTGCAAAATCTTCGCCCCAATGAAGATCAGTCTTTAACTTTAGGTCTGAAGTTCCTGCACACTGCCCAAAATCGTGAGGGCGACATTGTGCAGGCTTTGACCATGTTACAGCGCAGTCTTTTCCTTAAAAAAGTTTCTTAG
- a CDS encoding cyclic nucleotide-binding domain-containing protein produces MSVKTFKKGEVIFKDGDKITSVFLIQSGGANQCLIRGKKNIDLFQLGASHILGDQIILGQATHPTSAIATAETKVLEIPVDTLKQHYEAAPQMLKVIIKSLADRLRLAVNDVRSSRLEKDSSPCPEDQVAKAFGSVFHTANHKGDRSQAGRVIVDWSMMKQYCQRVMGESPKRMEQAVNILVKLKLALYEMGKSPDNPDGPDEIQKVHFLDLGLVESFFEFYQYYYFKGGRSEILKVDELCQQMLNGLLKLTETETPDRFGVVGVDFAKFGEYCQNEIGFKLNNDHFSRLEQKGVFMKRRTVGNGVLLQFEFKEFRSIAQSWRMLREIDKWNEKGFVDMDEKEEKPKKKSGGPSCPACAAELQASAKFCHECGHKITAAA; encoded by the coding sequence ATGTCGGTAAAAACGTTCAAAAAAGGCGAAGTGATCTTTAAGGATGGCGACAAAATCACGTCGGTTTTTCTGATCCAATCCGGGGGCGCCAATCAATGCTTGATCCGCGGTAAAAAAAATATCGACCTGTTCCAACTGGGCGCGTCCCACATCCTGGGTGATCAAATCATCTTAGGTCAAGCCACGCATCCCACGTCAGCTATCGCCACGGCTGAAACTAAAGTTTTAGAAATTCCCGTTGATACCCTAAAGCAACATTATGAAGCCGCTCCGCAAATGCTGAAAGTGATCATCAAGTCTTTGGCCGATCGTTTGCGCTTAGCCGTGAATGATGTTCGCTCAAGCCGCTTAGAAAAAGACTCTTCCCCATGCCCCGAAGATCAAGTCGCCAAAGCTTTCGGATCCGTCTTTCACACCGCCAATCACAAAGGCGACAGATCCCAAGCCGGTCGTGTGATTGTTGACTGGAGCATGATGAAACAGTATTGCCAACGCGTGATGGGCGAATCCCCCAAACGCATGGAGCAAGCCGTAAATATCTTGGTAAAACTAAAACTGGCTTTGTATGAAATGGGAAAATCTCCGGACAATCCAGATGGACCGGATGAAATCCAAAAAGTTCACTTCTTGGATTTAGGTTTGGTCGAAAGCTTTTTTGAATTCTATCAGTATTATTATTTCAAAGGCGGCCGCTCAGAAATTCTGAAAGTCGATGAACTGTGCCAACAAATGCTTAATGGTTTGTTAAAACTGACGGAAACCGAAACCCCAGATCGTTTCGGCGTCGTGGGCGTAGACTTTGCCAAATTCGGTGAATACTGCCAAAACGAAATTGGTTTTAAGTTAAATAACGATCACTTTTCCCGTTTAGAACAAAAAGGCGTTTTTATGAAACGTCGTACGGTCGGTAATGGAGTTTTATTACAATTTGAATTTAAAGAATTCCGTTCGATCGCGCAAAGCTGGCGCATGCTTCGTGAAATCGATAAATGGAACGAAAAAGGTTTCGTCGATATGGATGAAAAAGAAGAAAAGCCAAAGAAAAAATCCGGCGGCCCTTCTTGCCCGGCTTGTGCTGCAGAATTGCAAGCATCGGCGAAGTTCTGTCACGAATGCGGTCATAAAATAACGGCGGCGGCTTAA